Proteins found in one Serratia plymuthica genomic segment:
- the tig gene encoding trigger factor: MQVSVETTQGLGRRLSITVPADTINQAVKKELINAAKSVRIDGFRKGKVPMNIVEQRYGASVRQDVLGDAMQRSFVDAIIKEKINPAGAPNYVPGEYKEGEDFTFAVEFEVYPEVELKGLDAIEVEKPVVEVNDADVDTMLDTLRKQQATWKDSDRAAQAEDRVTLDFTGSIDGEVFEGGKASDFVLAMGQGRMIPGFEEGLVGHKAGEEFVIDVNFPDDYHAENLKGKAAKFAIVLKKVEERELPELTEEFIKRFGVADGSIEGLRAEVRKNMERELKGAVRNRIKTQAIDGLVSANDIDVPAALIDGEVDVLRRQAAQRFGGNEKQALELPRELFEEQAKRRVVVGLLLGEVISTHDLKADEDRVKTLIEEMASAYEDPSEVVEFYSKNKELMNNMRNVALEEQAVEALLAKAKVTEKATTFSELMNQTQQA, from the coding sequence ATGCAAGTTTCTGTAGAAACCACTCAAGGCCTTGGGCGCCGTCTCTCTATTACTGTACCCGCTGATACTATTAATCAGGCTGTTAAAAAAGAGCTGATCAACGCAGCGAAAAGCGTTCGTATCGATGGCTTCCGTAAAGGCAAAGTGCCGATGAACATCGTTGAGCAGCGTTACGGCGCCTCCGTTCGTCAGGACGTGCTGGGCGACGCGATGCAGCGCAGCTTTGTTGACGCGATCATCAAAGAAAAGATCAACCCGGCCGGCGCACCAAACTACGTGCCGGGCGAGTATAAAGAAGGTGAAGACTTCACTTTCGCGGTTGAATTCGAAGTGTATCCGGAAGTTGAGCTGAAAGGCCTGGATGCCATCGAAGTCGAGAAGCCAGTGGTTGAAGTTAACGACGCTGACGTTGATACCATGCTGGACACCCTGCGTAAGCAGCAGGCGACCTGGAAAGACAGCGATCGCGCAGCGCAGGCTGAAGACCGTGTGACTCTGGACTTTACCGGTTCTATCGACGGCGAAGTGTTCGAAGGCGGCAAAGCCTCTGACTTCGTACTGGCCATGGGCCAGGGCCGCATGATCCCAGGCTTCGAAGAAGGTCTGGTTGGTCATAAAGCCGGTGAAGAATTCGTCATCGACGTTAACTTCCCGGACGATTACCACGCTGAAAACCTGAAGGGCAAAGCGGCTAAATTCGCTATCGTTCTGAAGAAAGTGGAAGAGCGTGAGCTGCCAGAGCTGACCGAAGAATTCATCAAGCGTTTCGGCGTGGCTGATGGTTCTATCGAAGGCCTGCGTGCCGAAGTGCGTAAAAACATGGAGCGCGAGCTGAAAGGCGCAGTGCGTAACCGTATCAAGACTCAGGCAATCGACGGTCTGGTCAGCGCTAACGACATCGACGTGCCTGCTGCACTGATCGACGGCGAAGTTGACGTTCTGCGCCGCCAGGCTGCACAACGTTTCGGCGGCAACGAGAAGCAAGCGCTGGAACTGCCACGTGAACTGTTCGAAGAGCAGGCAAAACGTCGCGTTGTTGTTGGCCTGCTGCTGGGCGAAGTGATCAGCACTCACGATCTGAAAGCTGATGAAGATCGCGTCAAGACCCTGATCGAAGAAATGGCCTCCGCTTACGAAGATCCAAGTGAAGTTGTTGAGTTCTACAGCAAAAACAAAGAGCTGATGAACAATATGCGCAACGTTGCTCTGGAAGAACAAGCGGTTGAAGCCCTGCTGGCGAAAGCGAAAGTGACTGAGAAAGCCACTACCTTCAGCGAGCTGATGAACCAGACTCAACAGGCGTAA